One Reichenbachiella ulvae genomic region harbors:
- a CDS encoding MutS-related protein, with amino-acid sequence MQNWFDAVHQIDALSDLASFAYANPTFTFPKLSDTDHVLVAEQMAHPLIKSTQRVSNDFALSGKGRLGLVTGSNMWGKSTFLRTIGINLVLAQMGAPVCARKFELSLVQLFTSMRTQDNLEENVSSFYAELKRLKQLLDLLQQGEPIFYMLDEILKGTNSEDRHKGALSLIDQLIKENCRGLISTHDIQLSALSKDQPNIQNMNFNSSIVDDEIIFDYKLSLAPCGSFNASKLMEKMGIIKK; translated from the coding sequence GTGCAAAACTGGTTCGATGCGGTGCATCAAATCGACGCCTTGTCTGACTTGGCCTCGTTCGCTTACGCTAATCCTACCTTTACCTTCCCAAAGTTATCGGACACGGATCACGTGCTAGTCGCTGAGCAAATGGCACATCCGTTGATCAAGTCTACCCAGCGTGTAAGCAATGATTTCGCGCTGTCGGGCAAAGGCAGACTCGGGCTAGTCACAGGCTCCAACATGTGGGGCAAGAGCACCTTTCTCCGCACGATAGGTATCAATCTCGTGCTGGCACAAATGGGCGCACCCGTTTGTGCTCGAAAGTTTGAGCTGTCTCTCGTTCAGCTTTTCACCAGCATGCGCACACAAGACAATTTAGAGGAAAACGTCAGTTCATTTTATGCAGAACTCAAGCGGCTCAAGCAGCTGCTCGACCTTTTGCAACAGGGCGAACCTATCTTCTATATGCTCGACGAAATTCTGAAAGGCACCAATTCGGAAGACCGCCACAAAGGTGCGCTCTCTCTGATAGACCAATTGATCAAAGAAAATTGTCGGGGACTGATTTCTACTCACGACATCCAGCTATCGGCTTTATCGAAAGATCAACCCAATATCCAAAACATGAATTTCAATAGCTCTATCGTAGATGATGAGATTATTTTCGATTACAAATTGTCTCTGGCACCCTGCGGTAGTTTCAATGCCAGCAAACTGATGGAAAAGATGGGTATTATCAAAAAATAG